One segment of Fuscovulum ytuae DNA contains the following:
- a CDS encoding LPS-assembly protein LptD has protein sequence MRQHLIAFFLCATFAVAPTPTSLVLAQEAATLIADSLEIAGDNTLIADGSVEVFHQGRRMTASRIVYDQATDRLRIDGPIRLIDETGSTVIVAAQADLASDLTEGLMHSARIVLQEQLQISAAELRRSDGRYMQLDNTVASSCRICDADSAPLWEIRARRVLHDTQEKQIYFDHAQVRVGGLPVFYLPRLRMPDPSLERSTGFLQPTLVIRTDLGTGLTFPYFVTLGPSRDLTFSPTLTTTGALTLGLRYRQAYDNGAITLQGAISRDDLQPGQTRGYAMADGTFMLSNGYRLSFHAETVSDDAYLADYNISSADRLTNTLQLDKVTRETYFAGRLINFQSLRAGELGSATPYLLTDATYLRRFSLGPLGGEGMFRVAGHTHTRQSSVTTDSPDDADDVAEGADLGRLSVGADWRRDWITTGGLVVAALGEARIDAYQVQDDARYGGSTSRSFGAAAVELRWPWVRAGATTQEVIEPIAQIVWSDSSGRLIPNEDSRLVEFDASNLFSLNRFPGSDAVETGTRLALGMSWTRIAEEGWSYGVTAGRVFRDTPVATFGAASGLSGTTSDWMIGATIDSPGGLQVAGRVITSSSLDVTRGEIHASLSKSRYSISAGYINSIADPVEARVDRVSDIVLSGSYKFTPQWSGTASGRYDFVDDGYSRVDMGLTYRNECASFDLSLSRRLTTSTNLQPSTTIDVSFGLIGFGAGSSGAARQCRR, from the coding sequence ATGCGTCAGCATCTGATCGCTTTCTTCCTTTGCGCGACTTTCGCCGTCGCGCCTACGCCGACCTCTCTGGTTTTGGCGCAAGAAGCGGCCACGCTTATTGCAGACAGCCTAGAGATTGCCGGGGACAATACGCTCATCGCCGATGGGTCGGTTGAAGTGTTCCACCAAGGCCGCCGCATGACGGCGAGCCGGATCGTCTATGATCAGGCGACGGATCGGTTGCGCATCGACGGCCCCATCCGACTGATTGACGAAACAGGATCGACCGTGATCGTGGCCGCCCAAGCCGATCTGGCCTCGGATTTGACCGAAGGCCTGATGCACAGCGCTCGGATCGTTTTGCAGGAACAGCTTCAGATATCGGCCGCCGAACTGCGCCGCAGCGACGGGCGCTACATGCAGTTGGACAATACGGTGGCCTCAAGCTGCCGCATCTGCGACGCCGACAGCGCGCCCTTGTGGGAAATCCGTGCCCGCCGGGTTCTGCATGACACCCAAGAAAAGCAGATTTATTTCGACCATGCGCAGGTGCGTGTGGGTGGGTTACCCGTCTTCTATTTGCCTCGCCTACGGATGCCCGATCCATCCTTGGAGCGCAGCACGGGCTTTTTGCAACCCACGCTGGTCATTCGAACCGACCTTGGGACAGGACTGACCTTCCCCTATTTCGTCACCCTTGGACCATCGCGCGATCTGACCTTTTCGCCGACTCTGACGACGACCGGTGCCTTAACTCTTGGCCTGCGTTATCGGCAGGCTTACGACAACGGCGCCATCACACTTCAAGGCGCGATCAGCCGCGATGACCTGCAACCCGGTCAGACGCGCGGCTATGCCATGGCAGATGGCACCTTCATGCTATCGAATGGCTATCGCTTGTCCTTCCACGCCGAAACCGTCAGCGATGATGCCTATCTTGCCGATTACAACATCAGCAGCGCAGACCGGCTGACCAATACGCTGCAACTCGACAAGGTCACGCGCGAAACCTATTTCGCCGGGCGCTTGATCAATTTTCAGTCCTTGCGGGCGGGCGAGCTTGGCTCAGCGACACCCTACCTTCTGACAGATGCCACCTATCTGCGTCGGTTCAGCCTTGGCCCCTTGGGCGGTGAAGGCATGTTCCGGGTCGCAGGACATACCCATACCCGACAATCCTCGGTCACGACCGATTCACCAGATGACGCAGACGATGTGGCCGAAGGGGCGGATCTGGGGCGGCTTTCCGTCGGGGCAGACTGGCGGCGGGACTGGATCACGACAGGCGGGCTAGTGGTGGCGGCCTTGGGCGAAGCGCGGATCGACGCCTATCAGGTGCAGGACGATGCGCGCTATGGCGGGTCAACCAGCCGCAGTTTCGGTGCGGCGGCGGTTGAACTGCGTTGGCCATGGGTTCGGGCGGGGGCCACAACGCAAGAGGTGATCGAACCGATCGCCCAGATCGTCTGGTCAGACAGTTCGGGCCGATTGATCCCGAATGAAGACAGCCGCCTTGTCGAGTTCGACGCAAGCAACCTTTTCTCTCTAAACCGGTTTCCGGGATCGGACGCTGTTGAAACGGGCACGCGGCTTGCCCTTGGCATGTCATGGACACGGATCGCCGAAGAAGGCTGGAGTTATGGCGTAACCGCCGGACGGGTCTTCCGCGACACACCTGTTGCCACCTTTGGGGCCGCGTCTGGGCTAAGCGGGACCACATCCGACTGGATGATAGGGGCGACGATTGACTCGCCGGGCGGTCTGCAAGTCGCGGGCCGGGTGATTACCTCATCCTCCCTCGACGTGACGCGCGGCGAGATTCATGCCTCTCTCAGCAAAAGCCGCTATTCGATCAGCGCTGGCTATATCAACTCCATTGCTGATCCGGTCGAAGCGCGGGTCGATCGCGTGTCGGATATCGTGCTGTCAGGCAGCTATAAATTCACCCCGCAATGGAGTGGCACGGCCTCTGGTCGCTATGATTTCGTGGACGATGGCTATAGCCGTGTCGATATGGGTCTAACCTATAGAAACGAGTGTGCGAGCTTCGATCTTTCGCTCTCGCGTCGTCTGACAACCTCGACTAATCTTCAGCCCAGCACGACGATTGACGTGTCCTTCGGCCTGATCGGCTTTGGCGCCGGAAGCAGCGGCGCCGCGCGGCAGTGTCGGCGATGA
- the rsmA gene encoding 16S rRNA (adenine(1518)-N(6)/adenine(1519)-N(6))-dimethyltransferase RsmA: MGMIDGLPPLREVIRAHDLVAKKQLGQNFLLDLNLTAKIARQAGDLSACDVLEVGPGPGGLTRGLLAEGARRVLAVEKDARCLPALEEVAKAYPGRLQVINGDALEVDVLAHLTPPVRVVANLPYNVGTELLIRWLTPDRWPPFWESLTLMFQKEVAERIVAKPRSDHYGRLALFVQWRAEAKIVMHLPPEAFTPAPKVHSSVVHITRLAEPRYPADGAVLQRITAMAFNQRRKMLRSSLKGLGPDIEERLVAAGIAPTARAEEISLEGFCALARLIAG; this comes from the coding sequence ATGGGAATGATCGACGGGCTGCCGCCGCTGCGCGAGGTGATCCGGGCGCATGATCTGGTGGCGAAAAAGCAGTTGGGTCAGAATTTCCTGCTGGATTTGAACCTGACGGCCAAGATCGCGCGGCAGGCGGGGGACCTGTCTGCCTGCGACGTTCTGGAGGTGGGCCCCGGCCCAGGCGGGTTGACGCGCGGCCTTCTGGCCGAAGGGGCGCGGCGGGTGCTGGCGGTAGAGAAGGACGCCCGCTGCCTGCCCGCGCTGGAGGAGGTGGCAAAGGCCTATCCGGGGCGGTTGCAGGTCATCAATGGCGACGCGCTTGAGGTGGATGTTCTGGCCCACTTGACACCGCCGGTGCGGGTCGTGGCCAACCTGCCCTATAATGTGGGGACAGAACTTCTGATCCGCTGGCTGACGCCGGATCGCTGGCCCCCGTTTTGGGAAAGCCTCACGCTTATGTTCCAGAAAGAAGTGGCAGAGCGGATCGTTGCCAAGCCCCGGAGCGATCATTACGGGCGGCTGGCGCTGTTTGTGCAATGGCGGGCCGAGGCGAAGATTGTCATGCATCTGCCGCCCGAAGCCTTTACCCCAGCGCCAAAGGTACATTCTTCGGTTGTGCATATCACACGACTGGCAGAGCCACGCTACCCCGCCGATGGGGCCGTATTGCAGCGGATCACGGCAATGGCCTTCAACCAGCGGCGCAAGATGCTGCGGTCCTCGCTCAAGGGGTTGGGGCCGGATATCGAAGAACGGCTGGTCGCGGCGGGCATCGCGCCCACGGCGCGGGCGGAAGAGATTTCGCTGGAAGGCTTTTGCGCGCTGGCCCGCCTCATCGCAGGATAG
- a CDS encoding peptidylprolyl isomerase, translated as MTKALRNRTAATLRTGAIGLILWGGAITTPVMAQDGGLFAPRMVINGQTITNFEVEQRMLFLRALRAPGDPEKEAITALLRDRLAAQAAKDAGISVTAEQVTEGLTEFASRANLTAEQFTAALADEGVAPETFRDFVANGILWREVVRAKFGAQIRISETQIDRALAENAKTQQVRVLLSELIIPVQGEDVTPVLDQARSIKAGSAGAAFASAARQFSAAPSAARGGRLDWMELTNLPPAIAGEVLTLSPGEVSDPIVVPQAVVLFQLNGISDIEARMPAQVEVEYAQFAIPPGMDAAAIQAQGDGCDDLYPLARKLPADQLRVTTQMMGAVPQDIGLELAKLDPGESVLRPRNGYTELLMLCLRTGVPEADPAAAAEIPVTTEEGEAAEDAPLVDREALRNRLGNAQLTALAEAYMEELRSEAIIEER; from the coding sequence ATGACGAAAGCTTTGCGGAACAGGACGGCTGCGACCCTTCGGACGGGTGCGATCGGCCTTATTCTCTGGGGTGGAGCCATCACGACGCCCGTCATGGCGCAGGATGGCGGCTTGTTCGCCCCCCGCATGGTAATCAACGGCCAGACCATCACGAATTTCGAGGTCGAGCAGCGCATGCTCTTCCTGCGCGCCCTGCGCGCGCCGGGCGATCCCGAGAAAGAAGCCATCACCGCCCTGTTGCGCGACCGTCTTGCCGCGCAGGCCGCCAAGGATGCCGGGATTTCCGTGACGGCAGAACAGGTGACCGAAGGGCTGACAGAGTTTGCGTCGCGCGCGAACCTGACCGCCGAACAGTTCACCGCCGCATTGGCCGATGAAGGCGTCGCCCCGGAAACCTTCCGCGATTTCGTGGCAAATGGCATTCTGTGGCGCGAAGTGGTGCGGGCGAAATTTGGGGCGCAGATCCGCATCTCGGAAACACAGATCGACCGCGCCCTTGCCGAGAACGCCAAGACGCAGCAGGTCCGCGTTCTTCTGTCGGAACTTATCATTCCGGTGCAGGGAGAAGATGTCACGCCGGTTCTGGATCAGGCCCGCAGTATCAAGGCGGGGTCGGCCGGGGCGGCCTTTGCTTCGGCGGCGCGCCAGTTTTCGGCAGCGCCTTCCGCTGCGCGCGGCGGGCGTCTGGACTGGATGGAACTGACCAACCTGCCTCCGGCCATCGCGGGCGAGGTGCTAACGTTGTCGCCGGGCGAGGTGTCGGATCCCATCGTCGTGCCGCAGGCCGTTGTCCTGTTCCAGTTGAACGGGATCAGCGATATCGAGGCCCGAATGCCCGCACAGGTCGAAGTGGAATATGCCCAATTCGCCATTCCCCCGGGCATGGATGCCGCAGCCATTCAGGCGCAGGGCGATGGATGCGATGATCTTTATCCCTTGGCGCGCAAGCTGCCTGCCGATCAGTTGCGCGTAACGACCCAGATGATGGGCGCCGTGCCGCAGGATATCGGGCTGGAACTGGCCAAGCTTGATCCCGGTGAATCCGTCCTGCGCCCGCGCAACGGTTACACTGAACTTCTGATGCTTTGCCTGCGGACAGGCGTGCCTGAGGCGGACCCTGCGGCGGCGGCGGAAATCCCCGTCACGACCGAAGAGGGAGAAGCGGCCGAGGATGCCCCTCTTGTCGACCGTGAAGCGCTGCGCAACCGACTGGGCAACGCGCAGCTGACCGCATTGGCCGAGGCCTATATGGAAGAGCTGCGCTCGGAAGCCATTATCGAGGAACGGTGA
- a CDS encoding DUF4167 domain-containing protein, which produces MRSSKSRSRNKANRPRTLGNIINRVFDSSGPEGKVRGTPQQIIEKYQLLARDAQLSNDRVAAENFLQHAEHYTRMLGEAQREMAAEQEERQRQQQQNGNNGNNGNNGNRDGFRDRDRDREPWRDRQDRGDYRDNREDRSEDSSGGAEVIELGEGDTQLIETPEARPFQSRREDRGDRQNDRQNERQGGGDRQNDRRSEQQGGERREFRRDRDRDRDRNRDRDRDRDREARSEQPAAEPAKPEVVTVAIETPAPAPAKAEEAPVSSPAATEAPKKPRAPRKPKAEKTPTDGGPAEAAE; this is translated from the coding sequence ATGAGATCTTCCAAGTCCCGCTCGCGCAACAAGGCGAACCGCCCGCGCACCCTCGGCAATATCATCAACCGCGTGTTCGATAGCTCCGGACCCGAAGGCAAGGTGCGCGGCACGCCGCAGCAGATCATCGAGAAGTATCAGCTTCTCGCCCGGGATGCGCAGCTGTCGAATGACCGTGTCGCCGCCGAGAACTTCCTTCAGCACGCCGAACATTACACCCGCATGTTGGGCGAGGCGCAGCGCGAAATGGCCGCCGAACAGGAAGAACGGCAGCGTCAGCAGCAGCAGAATGGAAACAACGGAAACAACGGAAATAACGGCAATCGCGATGGGTTCCGGGATCGGGATCGGGATCGCGAACCGTGGCGCGACCGTCAGGATCGCGGCGATTACCGCGACAACCGTGAAGATCGCTCCGAAGACAGCAGCGGTGGGGCTGAGGTGATCGAACTGGGCGAAGGCGACACCCAATTGATCGAAACCCCCGAAGCGCGGCCTTTCCAATCGCGCCGCGAGGATCGTGGTGATCGCCAGAACGACCGCCAGAATGAACGGCAGGGCGGCGGTGATCGTCAGAACGACCGGCGCAGCGAACAGCAAGGTGGCGAACGGCGGGAATTCCGCCGGGATCGTGACCGGGATCGGGATCGCAATCGGGATCGCGACCGTGATCGGGATCGCGAGGCACGTTCCGAACAACCCGCAGCGGAACCTGCCAAGCCCGAAGTGGTGACTGTGGCCATCGAGACGCCGGCACCTGCACCCGCCAAAGCGGAAGAGGCGCCTGTGTCCTCCCCCGCCGCGACCGAGGCCCCCAAGAAACCGCGCGCCCCACGTAAGCCCAAGGCCGAAAAGACGCCCACGGATGGTGGCCCCGCAGAAGCCGCGGAATAA
- a CDS encoding leucyl aminopeptidase codes for MTHPVPIHFRPVDLDQLPHLPGRIAVLADTAKSLSAGLRRLDRLTKGAILRFLNSEAFGRLKPGEAVELAWPAGLLAEAVQIIRLPRRADVAQARKAGGAIGRALSPSGTTVLVEGHAMAAEIAFGTAMRAYDFSAHKTGERKEAGPVQFMAANPEALAVAAAPGAAVAEGVFFTRDLVNEPANILTTYDFAARLAAMQELGLDVEILEEEQLAKMGMGALLGVGQGSESPSKVVVMQWHGGEKGAAPFALIGKGVVFDTGGISIKPAAGMEDMTMDMGGAGVVAGVMRTLALRKAKANVVGLVGLVENMPDGRAQRPGDVVRTMKGDTVEVINTDAEGRLVLADVLWYAQERFKPVGMINLATLTGAIIIALGHENTGVFSNNDDLCNAFLKAAKAEGEGAWRMPMGDAYDAKLKSRIADMMNVGGRDGGAITAAQFLQRFVKPETPWCHLDIAGTALLKSDSMLAPKGATGWGVMALNRLIREKFEGK; via the coding sequence ATGACCCATCCTGTTCCGATCCACTTTCGTCCTGTCGACTTGGACCAGCTTCCCCATTTACCGGGGCGCATCGCCGTGCTGGCCGATACGGCGAAAAGCCTGTCTGCCGGTCTGCGGCGGCTGGATCGCCTGACCAAGGGGGCGATCCTGCGTTTTCTGAACAGCGAGGCGTTTGGGCGCTTGAAGCCGGGGGAGGCGGTCGAACTTGCATGGCCCGCCGGTCTTTTGGCCGAGGCGGTCCAGATCATCCGCCTGCCGCGTCGGGCAGATGTGGCGCAGGCGCGCAAGGCGGGCGGGGCGATCGGGCGGGCGCTGTCGCCCTCAGGGACGACCGTGCTTGTCGAAGGCCATGCCATGGCGGCCGAGATTGCCTTTGGAACGGCGATGCGGGCCTATGACTTTTCGGCCCATAAGACGGGGGAACGAAAGGAAGCCGGTCCGGTACAGTTCATGGCCGCCAATCCCGAAGCGCTTGCTGTCGCGGCGGCACCCGGGGCCGCTGTGGCCGAAGGGGTGTTTTTTACCCGCGATCTGGTGAACGAACCCGCAAACATCCTGACGACCTATGACTTTGCTGCACGCCTTGCCGCGATGCAGGAATTGGGTCTGGATGTGGAAATCCTTGAAGAAGAGCAGCTTGCCAAGATGGGCATGGGGGCGCTCTTGGGGGTGGGGCAGGGGTCGGAAAGCCCATCAAAGGTCGTGGTCATGCAATGGCACGGCGGCGAGAAGGGGGCAGCCCCCTTTGCGCTGATCGGCAAAGGCGTGGTCTTTGACACAGGCGGCATCTCGATCAAACCCGCGGCGGGCATGGAAGACATGACCATGGACATGGGCGGTGCGGGCGTTGTTGCGGGCGTGATGCGGACTTTGGCGTTGCGCAAGGCAAAGGCCAATGTCGTTGGTCTGGTTGGGCTGGTCGAGAACATGCCTGACGGGCGGGCGCAGCGTCCCGGCGATGTGGTGCGCACGATGAAGGGCGATACGGTCGAGGTGATCAATACCGATGCTGAAGGCCGCCTCGTGCTGGCCGATGTGCTGTGGTATGCGCAGGAGCGGTTCAAACCGGTGGGGATGATCAACCTAGCAACCCTGACAGGCGCGATCATCATCGCCTTGGGGCATGAAAATACTGGCGTGTTTTCCAATAATGACGATCTGTGCAACGCTTTCCTGAAGGCCGCAAAGGCGGAAGGCGAAGGGGCGTGGCGCATGCCGATGGGCGACGCCTATGATGCGAAACTGAAATCCCGCATTGCTGACATGATGAATGTGGGTGGGCGTGACGGCGGGGCGATCACGGCGGCGCAGTTCCTGCAGCGCTTTGTCAAACCTGAAACGCCTTGGTGCCATCTGGATATCGCGGGCACCGCCCTTTTGAAATCCGACAGCATGCTGGCGCCGAAAGGGGCCACGGGTTGGGGTGTGATGGCGCTGAACCGCCTGATCCGCGAGAAGTTCGAAGGCAAGTGA
- a CDS encoding DNA polymerase III subunit chi, translated as MGVVMFYHLTRSAPEETLSSLLPRALAQGWRVMVRGTDRAALERLDKRLWVDEGQPFLPHGLEGGRHDADQPVLLGLGPIANAAQGLFLIDGAETTADEARGLERVWLLFDGADGAQLSAARAKWKALTDAGLPAQYWSEESGRWEKKAEKG; from the coding sequence ATGGGCGTGGTGATGTTCTATCACCTCACGCGCTCTGCGCCGGAGGAGACGCTGTCAAGCTTGCTGCCCCGCGCCTTGGCGCAGGGCTGGCGGGTGATGGTGCGGGGCACGGACCGCGCAGCGCTTGAACGGCTGGACAAACGGCTTTGGGTCGATGAGGGCCAGCCCTTTCTTCCGCATGGGTTAGAGGGCGGTCGCCACGATGCCGATCAGCCTGTCCTTTTGGGACTGGGGCCCATCGCCAATGCGGCGCAGGGGTTGTTCTTGATCGATGGGGCCGAAACCACTGCGGATGAGGCGCGGGGGTTGGAACGGGTCTGGCTTTTGTTCGATGGGGCAGATGGCGCACAATTGTCCGCCGCGCGGGCGAAGTGGAAGGCACTGACCGATGCGGGGTTGCCCGCGCAATATTGGTCTGAAGAAAGCGGACGCTGGGAGAAGAAGGCCGAAAAGGGCTGA
- the pdxA gene encoding 4-hydroxythreonine-4-phosphate dehydrogenase PdxA, translating to MTVTLPIALSCGDPSGIGTELAWLARQALGAAVPFFWIGDPAHLPPGTPYAVIAAPAEAQAVAMDVLPVLAHPFPHAAPPGQPDLRNAAAVIAVLERAVALVQAGEASALCTLPISKKVLKDGAGFAFPGHTEFLAHLAGVDRVVMMLACPELRVVPTTIHIPLSEVPRTLTPALLEETIRITEAGLIRDCGIARPRIAVAGLNPHAGEGGVMGAEEGAWIAPLIARLAAEGMAISGPMPPDTMFHRAARARYDVAVCMYHDQALIPIKTVDFDGGVNVTLGLPFIRTSPDHGTAFDIAGQGIANPSSLVAALRMAQDMAASRGA from the coding sequence GTGACCGTCACCCTGCCCATCGCGCTAAGCTGTGGCGATCCTTCCGGCATCGGCACGGAATTGGCTTGGTTGGCCCGTCAGGCGCTCGGGGCTGCGGTGCCCTTCTTCTGGATCGGGGACCCTGCGCATCTGCCCCCCGGCACACCCTATGCGGTGATCGCGGCCCCTGCAGAGGCGCAGGCGGTGGCGATGGATGTGCTGCCAGTTCTGGCCCATCCCTTCCCCCACGCTGCCCCACCTGGACAGCCCGATCTGCGCAACGCGGCCGCCGTTATCGCCGTTCTGGAACGCGCGGTGGCCCTGGTTCAGGCGGGGGAAGCATCGGCGCTTTGCACCCTTCCCATTTCGAAAAAGGTGCTAAAGGACGGTGCGGGTTTCGCCTTTCCGGGGCATACGGAATTTCTGGCTCATCTGGCAGGGGTGGATCGGGTGGTCATGATGCTCGCCTGCCCGGAATTGCGGGTCGTGCCGACCACGATCCATATCCCGCTGTCCGAGGTGCCGCGCACTCTGACCCCTGCCCTGCTGGAAGAAACGATCCGGATCACCGAAGCCGGGCTTATCCGCGACTGCGGCATTGCGCGACCCCGGATCGCGGTGGCAGGATTGAACCCGCATGCGGGTGAAGGCGGGGTGATGGGGGCCGAGGAAGGCGCATGGATCGCCCCCCTGATCGCCCGGTTGGCGGCGGAAGGGATGGCAATTTCTGGCCCCATGCCGCCCGACACGATGTTCCACAGGGCGGCACGGGCGCGCTATGATGTGGCGGTTTGCATGTATCACGATCAGGCGCTGATCCCGATCAAGACGGTGGATTTCGACGGTGGGGTGAATGTGACGCTGGGCCTGCCCTTCATCCGCACCTCGCCCGATCATGGCACGGCCTTTGACATTGCCGGACAGGGCATCGCCAATCCGTCCAGCCTTGTCGCGGCCCTGCGGATGGCGCAAGACATGGCGGCGTCGCGCGGGGCTTGA
- the lptG gene encoding LPS export ABC transporter permease LptG: MTLALYIARRFFATFLVVLAIFFGVMLLIDVIDQLRQLTGPDAGVASALRLAALNVPESLYRILPLITVLASVALFMNLARTSELVIIRASGRSGLRFLVAPLLVSLICGMVAVTVFNPLVAATTNRYEIARAQLTGTGDSRLSISSTGLWLRQGSASGQTVIQAARANAFGTELTDVTFLIYGRDGQPDMRIEAANAQLEPGAWVLGGAMRWPLSAANPASAAEALPDGTRIDSDLTAEGIRDSFGTPSEIAFWALPAYIEGLDRAGFSSLAHRVWFQMELAQPLLLAAMVLIAAGFTMRPARFGRTGLLVLLAILSGFVIFFLRNFAQVLGANGEIPVALAAWTPPVAAFMMALGLLLHVEDG; encoded by the coding sequence ATGACCCTGGCCCTTTACATTGCAAGGCGCTTTTTCGCGACCTTCCTCGTTGTGTTGGCGATCTTTTTTGGCGTCATGCTCTTGATCGACGTGATCGACCAACTGCGCCAATTGACAGGGCCCGATGCAGGCGTCGCCTCGGCCTTGCGGCTTGCTGCGCTGAACGTCCCCGAAAGCCTTTATCGCATTCTGCCGTTGATCACGGTCCTTGCGTCAGTTGCGCTTTTTATGAACCTCGCGCGAACAAGCGAGTTGGTGATCATCCGCGCCTCTGGACGGTCCGGCCTACGCTTTCTGGTGGCACCGCTTCTTGTTTCGCTGATCTGTGGCATGGTGGCGGTGACGGTCTTCAATCCCCTCGTTGCGGCCACCACCAACCGTTATGAAATCGCGCGGGCACAACTGACAGGAACCGGGGACAGCCGCCTGTCCATTTCATCAACCGGGCTTTGGTTGCGTCAGGGCAGCGCATCGGGCCAGACGGTCATTCAGGCCGCCCGCGCCAATGCCTTTGGCACCGAACTGACAGATGTCACCTTCCTGATCTACGGCCGCGACGGCCAGCCCGACATGCGGATCGAGGCGGCCAATGCGCAATTGGAGCCGGGCGCATGGGTCTTGGGCGGTGCGATGCGTTGGCCCCTGTCAGCCGCCAACCCGGCCAGCGCCGCCGAGGCCTTGCCCGACGGCACCCGAATTGACAGCGACCTGACCGCAGAGGGCATCCGCGACAGCTTCGGCACACCGTCCGAAATCGCCTTCTGGGCCCTGCCTGCCTATATCGAAGGCCTTGATCGCGCAGGCTTTTCGTCGCTGGCACATCGTGTCTGGTTCCAGATGGAGCTTGCCCAGCCTCTTTTGCTGGCCGCCATGGTCTTGATTGCCGCCGGGTTCACCATGCGGCCTGCCCGCTTTGGCCGGACGGGCCTTTTGGTGCTTTTGGCAATTCTCAGCGGCTTCGTGATCTTCTTTTTGCGCAACTTCGCGCAGGTTCTGGGCGCGAATGGTGAGATCCCTGTCGCACTCGCGGCATGGACTCCTCCCGTTGCAGCCTTCATGATGGCGTTGGGCCTTTTGTTACATGTCGAGGATGGCTGA
- the lptF gene encoding LPS export ABC transporter permease LptF: MTRYEFSPQPNSDRLTQRFVWDLPNLSRFDRYLLSQLLAVFGFFALVLVSVYWVNRAVSLFDRLIGDGQSTLVFVEFSLLALPNVIRLVLPIAAFAAAVYVTNRMMRESELVTMQATGSSAFRLARPVFVFGLTVTVLHLLLMNILVPRSDALLREREAQVSNDVTARYLKVGEFMHPSPGVTLFIGEISEDGQLRNVFLFDDRDVASSNTYTALRALLAPGDAGPVLLMFDGMIQSVARADGRLSVTRYADYSFDLLSLIEEQGGAMRVVETATTLEIIRTDPVAWPATYNTSYEYVLQELHSRFAQPFLSAAAAMVGFAALQLGAFSRFGLTRQILGAVLVLIFLQLLNTTGASMAARNASAWPAIYVAPLAGFAIAFAMLHLSQSIPPWRRRAT, translated from the coding sequence ATGACCAGATATGAGTTTTCCCCGCAGCCAAATTCCGATAGGCTAACGCAACGCTTTGTGTGGGACCTTCCGAACTTGTCCAGATTTGACCGATATCTGCTGTCGCAGCTGCTGGCAGTCTTCGGCTTTTTTGCGCTGGTTCTGGTATCTGTATATTGGGTCAACCGCGCCGTCAGCCTGTTCGACAGGCTCATCGGCGATGGGCAATCCACCCTTGTCTTTGTCGAGTTTTCGCTGCTCGCTCTGCCCAATGTGATCCGCCTTGTTCTGCCAATCGCCGCCTTTGCGGCGGCGGTTTATGTGACGAACCGTATGATGCGCGAAAGCGAATTGGTCACCATGCAGGCAACGGGCAGCAGCGCCTTTCGGTTGGCACGGCCAGTCTTCGTCTTTGGGCTGACCGTGACGGTGCTGCATCTTTTGCTGATGAATATTCTTGTCCCCAGAAGCGACGCCCTTTTGCGCGAGCGTGAGGCACAGGTCTCAAACGATGTCACTGCCCGCTATTTGAAAGTGGGGGAATTCATGCATCCCTCGCCGGGCGTCACGCTGTTTATTGGTGAGATTTCGGAAGACGGACAATTGCGCAACGTCTTCCTTTTTGATGACCGCGATGTGGCGTCTAGTAACACCTACACAGCCCTTCGTGCGCTTTTGGCACCGGGGGATGCGGGGCCGGTACTTCTGATGTTCGACGGCATGATCCAATCGGTTGCCCGGGCGGATGGGAGGCTTTCGGTCACGCGCTATGCCGATTACAGCTTTGATCTGTTGTCCTTGATCGAAGAACAGGGCGGCGCCATGCGCGTCGTGGAAACCGCGACCACGCTGGAAATCATTAGGACGGATCCGGTTGCCTGGCCCGCCACCTATAATACCAGCTATGAATACGTGCTTCAGGAACTGCATTCGCGCTTTGCCCAGCCCTTCCTTTCGGCAGCAGCGGCAATGGTGGGCTTCGCGGCCCTGCAATTGGGTGCCTTTAGCCGGTTTGGACTAACACGGCAGATTTTGGGCGCGGTGTTGGTGCTAATCTTCCTACAGCTTTTGAACACGACCGGGGCATCAATGGCCGCCCGCAATGCGTCGGCTTGGCCTGCCATTTATGTGGCACCGCTTGCTGGATTTGCCATCGCCTTCGCGATGCTGCATCTCTCGCAAAGCATCCCGCCCTGGCGGAGGCGCGCGACATGA